From Physeter macrocephalus isolate SW-GA unplaced genomic scaffold, ASM283717v5 random_1322, whole genome shotgun sequence, one genomic window encodes:
- the SAG gene encoding S-arrestin codes for YVSLTCAFRYGREDIDVIGLKFRRDLYFSQVQLFPPVGALGTLTKLQESLIKKLGDHTYPFLLTFPDYLPCSVMLQPAPQDVDKCCGVDFEVKAFATPSTDTEEDKIPKKSSVRLLIRKVQHAPQEMGPQPQAEASWQFFMSEKPLHLAVSLSKEIYYHGEPIPVTVTVTNNTEKMVKKIKALVEQVANVVLYSSDYYTKPVAVEETQEKVPPHSTLTTTLTLVPLLANNRERRGIALDGKIKHEDTNLASSTIIKEGIDRTVMGILVSYQIKVKLTVSGLLGELTSSEVATEVPFRLMHPQLEDPDKTKKSFREENFVFEEFARQNLKDGSEVKEEKTEQEVAVDA; via the exons TGTACGTCTCTCTGACCTGCGCCTTCCGGTACGGCCGGGAAGACATCGATGTGATCGGCCTGAAGTTCCGCAGGGACCTGTACTTCTCCCAGGTCCAGCTGTTCCCTCCTGTGGGGGCCTTGGGAACCCTCACGAAGCTACAGGAGAGCCTGATCAAGAAGCTAGGGGACCACACGTACCCCTTCCTGCTCACG TTTCCCGACTACTTACCCTGTTCGGTGATGCTGCAGCCAGCTCCACAAGATGTGGACAAG TGCTGTGGGGTCGACTTCGAGGTCAAAGCCTTTGCCACACCCAGCACAGATACGGAAGAGGACAAAATTCCCAAGAA GAGCTCCGTGCGTTTGCTGATCCGGAAGGTACAGCATGCGCCGCAGGAGATGGGTCCCCAGCCCCAAGCGGAGGCCTCCTGGCAGTTCTTCATGTCCGAGAAGCCCCTGCACCTCGCCGTCTCCCTCAGCAAAGAG ATCTATTACCACGGGGAACCCATTCCTGTGACCGTGACCGTTACCAATAATACAGAGAAGATGGTGAAGAAGATTAAAGCGCTAG TGGAACAAGTGGCCAACGTGGTTCTCTACTCGAGTGATTATTACACCAAGCCGGTGGCCGTGGAGGAAACACA GGAGAAAGTGCCGCCACACAGCACCTTGACCACGACGCTGACCCTGGTGCCCTTGCTGGCTAACAACCGCGAGAGGAGGGGCATCGCCCTGGACGGGAAAATCAAGCACGAGGACACGAACCTTGCCTCTAGCACCAT CATAAAGGAGGGCATAGACAGAACCGTCATGGGGATCCTGGTGTCTTACCAGATCAAGGTGAAGCTCACGGTGTCAGG CCTTCTGGGAGAGCTCACCTCCAG TGAAGTGGCCACTGAGGTGCCGTTCCGCCTCATGCACCCCCAGCTTGAGGACCCAG ATAAGACCAAGAAAAG ttttcgggaggaaaattttgtttttgaggAGTTTGCTCGCCAAAATCTGAAAGATGGAAGCGAAGTTaaggaagagaagacagagcaGGAGGTGGCTGTGGATGCGTGA